A region from the Ctenopharyngodon idella isolate HZGC_01 chromosome 13, HZGC01, whole genome shotgun sequence genome encodes:
- the erlin1 gene encoding erlin-1 isoform X2 produces the protein MAHVGAVVAAMAGVMAILLHSSIHKIEEGHLAVYYRGGALLTTPNGPGYHIMLPFITSYRSVQTTLQTDEIKNVPCGTSGGVMIYFDRIEVVNMLVPSAVVDIVKNYTADYDKTLIFNKIHHELNQFCSVHTLQEVYIELFDIIDENLKTALQKDLNAMAPGLTIQAVRVTKPKIPEAIRRNYELMEAEKTRLLITAQTQKVVEKEAETERKKAIIEAQKMAQVAEIHFQQKVMEKETEKKISEIEDSAFLAREKARADAEYYTAAKFAEANRLKLTPEYLELMKYQAIAANSKIYFGQEIPNMFVDNSASRPAAGQGAADLAEQLESLTLKESLKKASKPKATEGH, from the exons ATGGCACATGTTGGGGCAGTAGTTGCAGCAATGGCCGGTGTGATGGCCATTCTGCTTCATTCTTCCATACACAAGATTGAGGAAGGACATTTAGCTGTGTATTACAG AGGAGGAGCTTTGTTGACAACTCCTAATGGCCCGGGTTATCATATAATGCTGCCTTTCATCACTTCATACAGATCAGTGCAG ACGACTTTGCAAACTGATGAAATAAAAAACGTGCCTTGCGGAACCAG TGGGGGTGTCATGATCTATTTTGACAGAATTGAAGTGGTCAACATGCTGGTTCCATCAGCAG TGGTTGACATAGTGAAGAACTACACTGCAGACTATGACAAGACGCTAATCTTCAACAAAATTCACCATGAGTTAAACCAGTTCTGCAGTGTGCACACACTACAGGAAGTCTACATAGAGCTGTTCG ACATAATTGATGAGAACTTAAAGACTGCGCTGCAGAAGGACTTGAATGCTATGGCTCCTGGTCTCACTATTCAG GCTGTGCGAGTCACCAAACCTAAAATTCCCGAGGCAATCAGAAGAAACTATGAGCTAAT GGAAGCAGAGAAGACAAGGCTGCTTATCACCGCTCAGACGCAGAAAGTTGTGGAGAAAGAGGCTGAAACTGAGAGAAAGAAAGCTATCATAG AGGCTCAGAAAATGGCTCAAGTGGCAGAGATTCACTTCCAACAAAAAGTGATGGAGAAGGAAACAGAGAAAAAGATTTCAGAAATTGAAG ATTCTGCTTTCCTGGCAAGAGAGAAGGCAAGAGCAGATGCAGAATATTATACTGCTGCAAAATTTGCTGAAGCCaacagg CTGAAGCTTACACCAGAGTACCTGGAACTGATGAAATATCAGGCCATAGCTGCAAACAGCAAGATCTACTTCGGTCAGGAAATCCCAAACATGTTTGTAGACAACAGTGCCTCCCGTCCAGCCGCGGGCCAGGGTGCGGCAGATTTGGCGGAGCAGCTGGAGTCCTTGACTTTGAAAGAGAGTCTTAAGAAAGCGTCCAAGCCCAAAGCCACAGAAGGCCACTGA
- the erlin1 gene encoding erlin-1 isoform X1: MAHVGAVVAAMAGVMAILLHSSIHKIEEGHLAVYYRGGALLTTPNGPGYHIMLPFITSYRSVQTTLQTDEIKNVPCGTSGGVMIYFDRIEVVNMLVPSAEKKLFFSTVVDIVKNYTADYDKTLIFNKIHHELNQFCSVHTLQEVYIELFDIIDENLKTALQKDLNAMAPGLTIQAVRVTKPKIPEAIRRNYELMEAEKTRLLITAQTQKVVEKEAETERKKAIIEAQKMAQVAEIHFQQKVMEKETEKKISEIEDSAFLAREKARADAEYYTAAKFAEANRLKLTPEYLELMKYQAIAANSKIYFGQEIPNMFVDNSASRPAAGQGAADLAEQLESLTLKESLKKASKPKATEGH; encoded by the exons ATGGCACATGTTGGGGCAGTAGTTGCAGCAATGGCCGGTGTGATGGCCATTCTGCTTCATTCTTCCATACACAAGATTGAGGAAGGACATTTAGCTGTGTATTACAG AGGAGGAGCTTTGTTGACAACTCCTAATGGCCCGGGTTATCATATAATGCTGCCTTTCATCACTTCATACAGATCAGTGCAG ACGACTTTGCAAACTGATGAAATAAAAAACGTGCCTTGCGGAACCAG TGGGGGTGTCATGATCTATTTTGACAGAATTGAAGTGGTCAACATGCTGGTTCCATCAGCAG aaaaaaagctCTTTTTCTCCACAGTGGTTGACATAGTGAAGAACTACACTGCAGACTATGACAAGACGCTAATCTTCAACAAAATTCACCATGAGTTAAACCAGTTCTGCAGTGTGCACACACTACAGGAAGTCTACATAGAGCTGTTCG ACATAATTGATGAGAACTTAAAGACTGCGCTGCAGAAGGACTTGAATGCTATGGCTCCTGGTCTCACTATTCAG GCTGTGCGAGTCACCAAACCTAAAATTCCCGAGGCAATCAGAAGAAACTATGAGCTAAT GGAAGCAGAGAAGACAAGGCTGCTTATCACCGCTCAGACGCAGAAAGTTGTGGAGAAAGAGGCTGAAACTGAGAGAAAGAAAGCTATCATAG AGGCTCAGAAAATGGCTCAAGTGGCAGAGATTCACTTCCAACAAAAAGTGATGGAGAAGGAAACAGAGAAAAAGATTTCAGAAATTGAAG ATTCTGCTTTCCTGGCAAGAGAGAAGGCAAGAGCAGATGCAGAATATTATACTGCTGCAAAATTTGCTGAAGCCaacagg CTGAAGCTTACACCAGAGTACCTGGAACTGATGAAATATCAGGCCATAGCTGCAAACAGCAAGATCTACTTCGGTCAGGAAATCCCAAACATGTTTGTAGACAACAGTGCCTCCCGTCCAGCCGCGGGCCAGGGTGCGGCAGATTTGGCGGAGCAGCTGGAGTCCTTGACTTTGAAAGAGAGTCTTAAGAAAGCGTCCAAGCCCAAAGCCACAGAAGGCCACTGA